From a region of the Pseudanabaena sp. ABRG5-3 genome:
- a CDS encoding MASE1 domain-containing protein: MLVLSQKRLKTFPRIVAIVILALVYYGTSEISRHVAATPQSVTPVWPPDGFASAAVIILGYQVLPGVLIGSFLANIWAFWDAQSWSTVTASILQVLGIAIGTSIGTGVGGYLLRKTVKGKHPFRRLNDVYKFLLLTCVFAPMINATVGVVCLCLGSKVTWSNFGITWLTWWISNVAGICIFTPVILSFYEFYLKNFKIPKDSKILFNIAKPKPPKIHQWQIIEAIILVVIVICLGFISFYKGYDLEYMLIPCLVWTVLRFGQLGATSLIVIISTIAISGTVQGFGTFAAKNNSSALVLLQSFIIVIVVTTLSLIAILSEKQQAITNLQQSKLRLTNKSIQLEKSKSILNDTAFILEQQNLALTEAKQIAELANRTKTEFLSNMSHELRTPLNAILGLVQLLQESQNIDNQEKLDIQTIYQSGTHLLTLIDDILDISKIESGKMELHLQELHLLSFVKNLVEIIQVQANQKKIDFIYQFAPDLPELVYADSKRLKQILLNLLGNAVKFTNKGHVIFRVASLKSSQLEMLSSDNSLNKLVSLKFEIEDSGIGIDSSKLESIFLPFEQAGESNFKNQGTGLGLSISQRIADMMGGKITVNSRRGIGSVFLFTVSLQVPKLILTTPQNDVLEVSQPSYFEQNLAQKFPLKILIAEDNIVNQKVACKILNRLGYEEIDIAVNGIEVLETLRKHTYDVILMDVQMPEIDGIEVTKQIVNDLGLENKPYIIAVTANAMDADRELCLAAGMNDYVSKPVNVNLLVEALLRSQHSAHKA, from the coding sequence ATGTTGGTTCTTTCACAGAAACGTTTAAAGACATTCCCAAGAATTGTAGCAATTGTAATATTGGCGCTAGTTTATTACGGCACATCTGAAATTTCACGGCATGTGGCAGCTACACCCCAATCTGTTACACCTGTGTGGCCACCTGATGGATTTGCATCTGCGGCAGTAATAATTTTGGGGTATCAGGTTTTACCAGGGGTTTTAATTGGTTCGTTTCTTGCCAATATTTGGGCATTTTGGGATGCTCAGAGCTGGTCTACGGTGACTGCTTCCATCCTTCAAGTATTAGGAATTGCGATCGGTACAAGTATTGGCACTGGGGTTGGTGGCTATCTATTACGCAAAACAGTTAAAGGAAAACATCCATTTAGAAGATTGAATGATGTTTATAAATTTCTCCTTTTGACCTGCGTTTTTGCACCAATGATTAATGCTACTGTCGGCGTAGTTTGTTTATGCCTAGGCAGCAAAGTTACTTGGTCAAATTTTGGTATTACTTGGTTAACTTGGTGGATTTCTAATGTTGCGGGTATATGTATATTTACGCCCGTAATTTTAAGCTTTTATGAATTTTATTTAAAGAATTTCAAGATTCCTAAAGACAGCAAAATTTTATTTAATATTGCAAAACCAAAACCACCCAAAATTCATCAATGGCAAATAATAGAAGCAATTATTTTAGTTGTCATTGTGATTTGTCTAGGGTTTATATCCTTTTATAAAGGATATGACTTGGAATATATGTTAATTCCTTGTCTTGTATGGACAGTCCTAAGGTTTGGGCAACTAGGGGCAACAAGTTTAATTGTTATTATTTCAACGATTGCAATTTCAGGAACTGTTCAGGGATTTGGAACATTTGCAGCTAAAAATAATAGTTCGGCATTAGTTTTATTGCAGTCTTTTATTATTGTTATTGTTGTAACTACTCTCAGCCTAATTGCCATACTTTCAGAGAAACAACAGGCAATCACAAATTTACAACAGTCAAAGCTAAGATTAACTAATAAATCAATTCAACTCGAAAAAAGCAAATCGATTCTAAATGATACTGCATTCATTTTGGAGCAACAAAATCTAGCCCTAACAGAGGCAAAACAAATTGCGGAATTAGCGAATCGTACTAAAACTGAATTCCTATCTAATATGAGTCATGAGTTAAGGACTCCTCTTAATGCAATTTTAGGCTTAGTCCAACTCTTACAAGAATCTCAAAATATTGATAATCAAGAGAAATTAGATATTCAGACGATTTATCAATCTGGCACACATTTACTAACTCTAATTGATGACATACTTGATATTTCTAAGATAGAATCTGGCAAAATGGAGCTTCATCTCCAAGAATTACACCTGTTGTCATTTGTCAAAAATTTAGTAGAAATCATTCAAGTTCAAGCTAACCAAAAGAAGATTGATTTCATTTATCAGTTTGCACCTGATCTACCTGAATTAGTTTATGCAGACAGTAAAAGGCTCAAGCAAATTCTGCTAAATTTACTTGGTAATGCCGTTAAGTTTACGAATAAAGGTCATGTGATATTTCGAGTTGCTTCTCTAAAGTCTTCTCAACTTGAAATGCTATCATCTGATAATTCATTAAACAAATTAGTGTCACTTAAATTTGAGATTGAAGATTCAGGGATCGGCATTGATAGTAGTAAGTTGGAATCTATATTTTTGCCATTTGAACAAGCAGGTGAAAGTAACTTTAAAAATCAAGGTACTGGTTTAGGATTATCAATTAGTCAAAGAATTGCCGACATGATGGGAGGTAAAATAACTGTCAATAGTCGAAGAGGAATTGGCAGTGTTTTTCTGTTTACCGTCAGTCTGCAAGTCCCTAAACTTATATTGACTACACCTCAAAATGATGTACTGGAAGTTAGTCAACCATCATATTTTGAGCAAAACTTAGCACAGAAATTTCCTTTGAAGATTCTGATTGCTGAGGATAACATCGTTAACCAAAAAGTTGCTTGTAAAATTTTAAATAGATTAGGTTACGAAGAAATTGATATTGCTGTTAATGGAATCGAAGTTTTGGAAACCTTACGCAAACATACCTATGATGTGATTTTGATGGATGTACAAATGCCTGAAATAGACGGGATTGAGGTGACTAAGCAGATAGTTAATG
- a CDS encoding LON peptidase substrate-binding domain-containing protein translates to MTSSSVSVRELPLFPLPELVLFPGQSLPLHIFEYRYRMMINTVLESDRMFGVLMWDSETGKPANIGCVAQIVQYHRLPDDRFKLLTMGQQRFRVLEYVRETPYRVGLVEWIQDEPSSDAPYLLATEVRELLNDVIRLSQKLTDQEIELPKIPRSPIELSYWVASNFQGASLEQQSLLETLDTAARLRREAEILSSTRSQLAARTVLKDTFKEI, encoded by the coding sequence ATGACTTCATCATCAGTTTCAGTTAGAGAATTACCTCTGTTCCCCTTACCTGAGTTGGTGTTATTTCCGGGACAGTCTCTGCCGCTTCATATTTTTGAGTATCGCTATCGCATGATGATTAATACTGTCTTGGAGAGCGATCGCATGTTTGGTGTACTAATGTGGGACTCGGAGACAGGTAAACCCGCAAATATCGGATGCGTTGCCCAAATCGTGCAGTATCACCGTCTACCAGACGATCGCTTTAAGCTTCTGACTATGGGACAACAACGTTTTCGGGTACTAGAGTATGTGCGTGAAACCCCCTACCGAGTTGGATTAGTGGAGTGGATTCAAGATGAGCCGAGCAGTGACGCGCCATATTTATTAGCTACAGAAGTTCGAGAACTGCTCAATGATGTGATCCGTCTTTCCCAAAAGTTAACCGACCAAGAAATTGAGTTACCCAAAATTCCACGCAGCCCGATTGAATTGTCTTACTGGGTAGCGAGCAATTTTCAAGGTGCTAGCCTAGAGCAGCAATCATTATTGGAGACTCTTGATACAGCCGCTAGACTGCGTCGTGAGGCAGAAATATTGTCGTCTACAAGAAGTCAGTTAGCCGCTCGCACCGTTTTGAAAGATACTTTTAAGGAAATCTAA
- a CDS encoding diguanylate cyclase domain-containing protein, with the protein MDYQIDSILDTAPCGFLSFNDNGKILIVNATLLEILGYSIDEIVGKKIELILPIGSKIFYQTHFLPLLKLHNKAEEIYFSLRTKEGIDIPMLINAARQYYSETLVNNCILIPIGQRIHYEDEILKSKKIAETAILAQKQTEKELRNLYEELHCATQKLEKLVNIDGLTKIANRRCFDDRLEQEWFRLCREMQPISLLLFDVDYFKRYNDSYGHQIGDECLVKLAQATQQVVCRSADLVARYGGEEFVIILPNTDAQGAIAVAEKLHSTIQDLGIPHQASEVSNIVTISLGVATLVPSLDKSQKSLINQADQALYNAKQQGRNQTAIWE; encoded by the coding sequence GTGGATTATCAGATAGACTCTATATTAGATACAGCACCCTGTGGATTCCTCTCATTCAATGACAATGGCAAGATTTTAATAGTCAATGCCACACTATTAGAAATACTGGGATACTCAATAGATGAAATCGTAGGAAAAAAAATAGAATTAATCTTGCCAATTGGTAGCAAAATTTTTTATCAAACTCATTTTTTGCCTCTTTTAAAACTTCATAATAAAGCTGAAGAAATTTATTTCTCTCTAAGAACTAAAGAGGGAATAGATATTCCTATGCTGATTAATGCAGCGCGTCAATATTACTCAGAAACTCTAGTCAATAATTGCATTCTGATCCCGATTGGTCAGCGTATTCATTACGAAGATGAGATTTTAAAGTCAAAGAAGATTGCTGAGACAGCAATCCTTGCACAGAAACAAACAGAAAAAGAATTGCGAAATCTCTATGAAGAGTTACACTGTGCAACTCAGAAGCTAGAAAAGCTAGTAAATATTGATGGATTAACCAAAATTGCTAATCGTCGCTGTTTTGATGATCGCTTAGAACAGGAATGGTTTAGGTTATGTCGAGAAATGCAACCAATCTCCTTGCTCTTGTTTGATGTTGATTATTTCAAACGCTATAACGATTCCTATGGACATCAAATTGGTGATGAGTGTTTGGTGAAACTAGCTCAAGCTACACAACAGGTAGTATGTCGTTCAGCCGATCTAGTGGCTCGTTATGGTGGCGAAGAGTTTGTGATTATTTTGCCGAATACAGATGCACAAGGTGCGATCGCTGTGGCTGAGAAGCTGCATAGTACTATTCAAGACTTAGGTATTCCCCACCAAGCTTCTGAGGTGAGTAATATAGTCACGATTAGTTTAGGGGTAGCCACCTTGGTTCCTAGTTTAGACAAATCACAGAAATCTCTAATTAATCAGGCAGATCAAGCTCTCTATAACGCAAAACAACAAGGACGCAACCAGACGGCAATCTGGGAATAA
- a CDS encoding IS630 transposase-related protein, protein MAPYSLDLRQKIVATYEAGNTSIREVAKQFQVATKTVQTLLNQYRETGELNHKPLGSQIKSPLEAHREKILKIATEHPDWTLWQYCEEVAEQTGVSVTTGSMCRFFQRHNITLKKRPIAMKR, encoded by the coding sequence ATGGCACCTTACTCACTAGATCTTAGGCAAAAGATCGTAGCAACCTACGAAGCAGGAAATACATCGATTCGTGAAGTAGCTAAGCAATTTCAAGTCGCGACAAAAACAGTGCAAACACTGCTGAATCAATACCGAGAGACAGGAGAACTAAACCACAAACCATTAGGGAGTCAAATCAAAAGTCCGCTCGAAGCCCATCGAGAGAAAATCCTCAAAATTGCGACAGAGCATCCAGATTGGACACTATGGCAGTACTGTGAGGAAGTAGCAGAACAAACAGGAGTATCAGTGACCACGGGCAGTATGTGCCGATTTTTCCAGAGGCATAACATCACGCTAAAAAAAAGACCTATCGCCATGAAAAGGTAA
- a CDS encoding rhomboid family intramembrane serine protease codes for MKQKLQTISGELKTQFKILGSCVIVFWAVVIVNELLFSGRLNAFGILPHHLIGLRGILFAPFLHGGFYHVAANTLPFIVLGWFVMLRNINDFYFVSFMAALIGGLGTWLVGRPDSVHIGASGVIFGYLGYLLFRGYFERSFVAIAISLIICITYGGLVWGVLPTRSYISWEGHLFGFIGGIVAAKLLADKK; via the coding sequence GTGAAGCAAAAGCTACAAACAATTAGTGGAGAGCTAAAAACTCAATTTAAGATTTTAGGAAGTTGCGTCATAGTCTTTTGGGCTGTAGTTATTGTTAATGAATTATTGTTTAGTGGCAGGCTTAATGCTTTCGGGATTCTGCCTCATCACTTGATAGGTTTGCGCGGTATTCTGTTTGCTCCCTTTTTGCATGGAGGCTTTTATCATGTTGCCGCTAATACACTGCCCTTTATTGTTTTAGGGTGGTTTGTGATGTTGCGAAACATCAATGATTTTTATTTTGTATCTTTTATGGCAGCGTTAATCGGTGGTCTAGGAACATGGCTAGTTGGTAGACCTGATTCTGTGCATATTGGTGCGAGTGGCGTAATTTTTGGATATTTGGGATATTTGCTATTTCGGGGTTATTTTGAGCGAAGTTTTGTGGCGATCGCAATTTCGCTGATAATTTGTATTACCTATGGTGGCTTAGTTTGGGGAGTGTTACCAACGCGATCCTATATTTCTTGGGAAGGACATTTATTTGGATTTATTGGTGGAATTGTCGCTGCAAAATTGTTAGCAGATAAAAAATAA
- a CDS encoding response regulator transcription factor, with translation MTSSTKTLRVLVVDDHELTRCTLQLALSLQACIGSVEVAINGKEAIAKVQKLEPDVVVMDLHMPVMDGWTASSEIKNKYPHVKIVAYSAADGGKAQAISNGANIDAFCDKGACTRSLLEAIKSVS, from the coding sequence ATGACATCTTCTACAAAAACTTTGCGCGTTTTGGTGGTGGATGACCACGAACTCACCCGATGTACTTTACAACTAGCACTTTCTTTACAAGCCTGCATAGGATCTGTAGAAGTAGCCATTAATGGTAAAGAAGCGATCGCTAAAGTCCAAAAGCTTGAGCCTGATGTTGTGGTCATGGACTTACATATGCCCGTGATGGATGGCTGGACAGCATCCAGTGAAATCAAAAATAAATATCCTCATGTCAAGATTGTGGCTTATTCCGCAGCCGATGGCGGCAAAGCACAGGCGATCTCGAATGGGGCAAATATTGATGCTTTTTGCGATAAAGGAGCCTGTACTCGCAGTTTACTAGAAGCGATTAAAAGTGTTTCTTAA
- a CDS encoding UDP-sulfoquinovose synthase → MKVLVIGGDGYCGWATALHLANKGYEVGVLDNLIRRHWDNELGVATLTPITSIQERIHKWKSVSGQDIDLFIGDITNYEFLQKAFRSFEPDAVVHFGEQRSAPFSMIDREHAVLTQVNNVVGTLNLLYAIKEHNPECHLVKLGTMGEYGTPNIDIEEGYITIEHNGRKDTLPYPKQPGSFYHLSKVHDSHNIQFACRAWGLRATDLNQGVVYGVLTEETGTDELLINRLDYDGVFGTALNRFCIQAAIGHPLTVYGKGGQTRGFLDIRDTVRCIELAIANPAEAGKMRVFNQFTELFSIRDLALMVQKAGQTLGIKVEVQNIENPRVELEEHYFNAKNTNLLDLGLQPHFLSEALLDSLLNFAVRYRDRVDEKQILPKVKWRS, encoded by the coding sequence AAAGGCTATGAGGTTGGTGTTTTAGATAATTTAATTCGCCGACATTGGGACAATGAGTTAGGTGTGGCGACGCTGACACCGATCACCTCTATTCAAGAGCGTATCCATAAGTGGAAATCTGTCTCAGGTCAAGATATCGATCTATTTATCGGCGACATTACTAACTACGAATTTTTACAGAAGGCATTCCGTAGTTTTGAGCCTGATGCAGTCGTGCATTTTGGCGAACAGCGCTCAGCTCCCTTCTCAATGATTGATCGCGAACATGCCGTACTCACGCAAGTCAATAATGTGGTGGGAACTTTAAATTTGCTATATGCAATCAAAGAGCATAATCCTGAATGCCATTTGGTGAAACTAGGTACGATGGGCGAATATGGTACGCCTAATATTGATATCGAAGAAGGCTACATCACCATTGAGCATAATGGTCGCAAAGATACTCTCCCTTATCCCAAGCAACCTGGTAGTTTTTATCATCTCAGCAAGGTACACGATAGCCACAATATTCAGTTTGCCTGTCGGGCTTGGGGCTTACGGGCAACTGACCTAAACCAAGGCGTTGTTTACGGCGTATTAACTGAAGAGACTGGTACGGATGAGTTGCTGATTAATCGCCTTGATTATGACGGTGTTTTTGGTACAGCATTAAATCGTTTTTGCATTCAAGCAGCGATCGGGCATCCTTTGACGGTCTATGGTAAGGGTGGGCAGACGCGAGGTTTTCTTGATATTCGTGATACTGTGCGTTGTATTGAACTAGCGATCGCTAATCCTGCGGAAGCGGGCAAGATGCGTGTGTTTAACCAATTTACCGAGCTGTTCTCAATCCGCGATCTGGCGTTGATGGTACAAAAAGCAGGTCAAACCCTTGGCATTAAAGTTGAAGTTCAAAATATCGAAAATCCTCGTGTTGAGTTAGAAGAGCATTATTTCAATGCTAAAAATACTAATCTCCTCGATCTCGGACTTCAGCCTCATTTTCTATCCGAGGCTTTGCTCGATTCGCTGCTCAATTTTGCGGTCAGATATCGCGATCGCGTTGATGAAAAGCAAATTTTGCCGAAAGTAAAATGGCGTAGCTAA